The nucleotide window CGCGTCGCGCGGTCGGCGCTCGGGGTCCGGCTCGAATCGCGTGTGGACGTCGACCACCCGGAACTCGTGTTCCAGTTCGAGCATCACCCGAGTCGGGGGGCGCCGGAGCCTTAACTGACCGGCCCAGAGTATCAATATAAACCCCGTGCGGCGGACCAACCAGGGGACGCTCCGGGGGCCACGCGCGGTCGCCAGACGGCGCGGTGAGCGCCGTCGATGAACACTTTTATATAGAACCGCTAACGACCATTGAGTGAGGAATTCCAATCATGTCATCTGGTCAGCGCCGCATGGGGGGTCAACCCCTTTTCGTTCTCAACGAGGACAGTGAGCGGACCCACGGGAAAGACGCGCAGTCGTCGAACATCTCTGCGGGCAAGGCGGTCAGCGAGACCGTCCGGACCACACTCGGTCCGCGCGGAATGGACAAGATGCTCGTCTCCGACGACGGTGAGGTCGTCATCACCAACGACGGGGCGACGATTCTCGAAGAGATGGATATCGAACACCCCGCCGCACAGATGATCGTCGAGGTCGCCCACACCCAGGAAGACGACGTGGGCGACGGCACCACGACGGCGTCTGTGCTCGCGGGCGAACTGCTCTCGAAAGCCGAAGACCTGCTCGACGACGAGGTTCACCCGACCTCGATCGTCGAGGGGTATTACGACGCCGCCGATCTGGCTCACGAGGCCGTCGACGACGTCGTCATTTCCGGCGATCTGAGCGACGAGCAGTTGATCCAGGTCACGAAATCCTCGATGACCGGCAAGGGCACCGGCGACATCGAGGCCGGGCCGCTCGCCGAGACCGCCGTCGAGGCCGTCCGCCACGTCGACCAGTACGGCGGAGGCCGTGACGACATCGACATCGAGGGGAAAGTCGGGGGCGCGTCCTCGAACACCGAACTCATCGAGGGCGTCCTGATCGAGGAGGACCCCGCCCACGAGAACATGCCCACGTCGATCGACGACGCGACGATCGCGATCGTCGACGACGAGATCAATCTGGCCGAAAGCGAGATCGACGCCTCCTACGACGTCACGAGCGTCGACCAGTTCGACGCCGCCCTCGAATCCGAACAGGACGAACTCGACAGCTACGTCGAGGCGATCGACGAGGCGGGCGTCGACGTGCTCGTCGCAGGCCGGAAGGTCGCCGATCGCGTCCAGGTCGGGCTCGCACGAGCGGGCATTCTCGCGCTCCAGAACGTCAAAGACCAGGACATGGCGTCGATCCACCGCTCGACCGGGGCGTCCCGCGTCAGTAGCGTCTCGGAACTCGAAAGCGACGACCTCGGGACCGCCGACAGCGTCCACGTCGAGGGCCCGAAAGGCGACGAAGTCGTCTTCTTCGAAGGCGGGTCGGGATCGGAATCCGTCACGCTGTACGCCCGTGGTGGGACCGAACACGTCGTCGACGAACTCGTCCGCGCGCTCTCGGACGCCGTCGACGTCGCGCTCGCCGCGATCCAGAGCGGAAACGTCGTGCCCGGCGCTGGCGCGACCGAGATCACCGTCAGTGACTATCTGCGCGCCGAGGCCGCGAGCATCGACGGCCGGAAACAGCTCGCCGTCGAGGCGTTCGCCGACGCCATCGACGTGATCCCCCGGACGCTCGCAGAGAACACCGGGATGGACTCGATCGACGCGCTCGTCGAACTGCGCGCCGCCAACGAGGAGGGCGACACCGTCGGGATCATCTCCGAGGGCCAGACGGGCGTCATCGACGACCCCGCCGACTACGGCATCCTCGACCCCGCCGCGGTGAAACACGAGGCCATCGATTCGGCGACCGAGGCCTCGACGATGATCGTCCGGATCGACGACGTCATCTCCGCGAACTGATCGGCCGTTTCGGTTCTGTTGTTCGAGTGTTATATATCCCACCGGGACCAGCTATATACCCACTCCGTCGGAACCGCAGCCATGGCCGTCGGTCCCGACCTCGTCACCCAGTTCGAGCCACTCCTCGACCAGTACAGCGAGTGGTTGCGCACGGCCGGGATCTTCCTGGGGACGTTCGTGGGCACGTACTTGCTCGGCCGAATCGTCCTCGTCCCGCCCGTGGTCCGGGCGGTCGCCAGCCGGAACCCCGACAACGAGACGCTGGTCGGCGCGATCGGACTCTATCTCCGGGTGGCGATCGCCATCCTCGCGGTGCCGATCGCCGTCACGGCGGCCGGCTTCGGCGGCGTCGCGGTCGGCTCGAGTGTGATCCTCGCGGCCGCGACGCTCGCGTTCGGTATCGCCGGCCAGGACGTCATCGGCAACTTCGTCAGCGGGATCTTTCTGGTCACCGACCCGGATTTCAACGTCGGGGACTACGTCGAGTGGGACGAGGAGTGTGCCGGCACGATCGATCGGATCTCGCTGCGGGTCACGCGGATGCGCACGCCGTCGGGCGAGGTCATCGTCGTCCCGAACACCGAACTCGCGACCGCCGCCGTCCGCCATCCGTACGCCCAGGACCGGTATCGGATCAGCCAACGGCTGGTCGTCGGGTACGGCGACGACATCGCGAGTGTCAGAGCGTTGCTCGTCGAGGAAGCCGCGGCCGACGAGCGAGTGCTCGCTGAGCCCGCACCCGTGGCGAACGTCACCGATCTGGGCCCGAGTGCGATCGAACTGACGGTGCTGTTCTGGGTCGGCGATCCGAAGGATCGCAACATCGGCGACGTGCGGACCGCCTTCGCGACGCGGGCGAAAGAGCGGCTGCTGGCCGAGGGCGTGGATCTCGCACCGACCGGGACCCAGGAGCTCTCGGGTGAACTGGGGATTTCCGAGCGCAGCGGGTGACGCTGCGGCGGGTGACGTGGTCGATCTTGTCGTCAGCACGTTTTCGCCGCGGTCCGCGTCAGCGCCAGCCCGGCTATCTTTACATCAGCCCGCACGAAGAGGCCGCCATGATCAGTCGGTTGGTCGAACAATCGAGACGACCAGACGGACTCCTGGGTCGGGTGCTGCTCTGTACGATGGGGCTCGCTCACCGGCGACTCACCGCGTGGGGCCTGGAGCAGGTGGACCTGGGGGCCGACGACACCGTCCTCGACGTTGGCTGTGGCGGTGGTGGAGCGCTCGATCGGTTGTCTCAATCGGTGACCGATGGCCACCTCCACGGGCTCGACCTGTCCCGGACGGCGCTCACGAAAGCGCGACGGATGACCCAGGCCGACGACGCGACGGTGCGCCTCACACAGGGCACAGTCTCGACGATGCCGTTTCCAGACGAGAGGTTCGACATGGTCACGGCGTTCCAGACGCACTATCACTGGCCAGCTCTCGACACTGATCTCGCCGAAATCTATCGCGTCTTGCGTCAGGGTGGGCGGCTCCTGATCGTCGGCGAAAAAGTCAAACTTCAGTACCACCTCGAAGACTACGAGACGACCACGGCGACGGCAGATCTGCTCGACGCTGTCGGATTCTCCGAGTCTGAGACAGTCGATCACCCGGAATGGCTCTGCGTGATCGGCGTTCGGTGACCGCTCAGTCGTCGGCCGTGACCGGCTCACTCGCCGACTTCAGCAACGCCTTCGCTTCCTCGTCGTACGCTTCGGTCAGCAACGGCAGGTCGGTCACCCGCGCGGTCTCCTCGTTTTCGGCCATCAGATCCGAGCGCTCGATGGCGTCGATGCTGAACTTGCGTGCGCCGGCCATGAGCTGTTTCAGCCCGGCACCGAGTTTGTCGGTCAGGTTCCAGAGCGCGACCGCGCCGTAGGGGATGTCCTCGACCGACTGCTCGCCCAGCGCCTCGTCGACGTCCTGCCAGCCCGAGAAGATCTGTTCGGGCGTCTCGCCGTACTCGGTGACCGTCGGGGGCAGGTCCTCCCAGGTGCCGTTGATCTGCTCGCGGCGGTCGGGGTGGAGCGCACCCTCGACGTTCGTCCCGACGAACCCGGGGATCATCAGCGCCCGGCCCATGCAGACGAGCTTGACGTACGGGGAGCCAAGCGCGAGCGTCTTGAAGATCTGATCCTCGGTGGCGATCCCACCCGCGAACGCCAGATCGGGCACGAACTGGCCCTCGTCGTCCATCAGTTCGGCGTATTCGAGCGCTTTCGAGTGGATGTGGACCGACGGTGTGCCCCACTCTTGCATCATGTTCCAGGGGCTCATGCCGGTGCCACCGCCCGCGCCGTCGATCGTCAGGAGGTCGAGTTCGGCCTTCGAGGCACACCGCATCGCCAAGGCGAGGTCTTCGTTCGAGTACGCCCCCGTCTTGAGCGTGATGCGCTCGAAGCCGAGTTCGCGGAGGTATTCGACGGTCTCCAGGAACGACCGCTCGACGTCTTCGGGTTCGGGAGCCTCGGTCGCGCCCAGGCGGCTGTGTCGGGCGAAATGCTCCAGATTGCCCTCGCGATAGGCCTTCTGGACTGCCTCTTTCGTCGGGTCGGGGTCGACGACGTAGCCCCGATCCTTGAGGAACTGGGCGTACTCGATGGAGTCGACCTGGATCTCGCCGCCGATGTCTTTGGCACCCTGGCCCCACTTGAGTTCGATGATGACGTCGTTACCGTGCTCCTCGGCGACGTACTCCGCGACGCCGTTGCGCTGGTCCTCGACGTTCATCTGGACGATGATCGCACCGTACTCGTCGTCGGCGTACTCGTTGTACGTCTCGATCCGGCGGTCGAGTTCCGGCGAATCGACGACGCGGCCGTCTTCCATCGTCGACTCTCGATCGACAGCGACGACGTTTTCGCCGATCACGATCGGGAATCCGCGCAGCGCCGCGCCCACCGCGAACGATTCCCAGTATTTTTCCGCGATAAACGTCGACCCGAGCGCACCCGTCATCAGCGGGAGCTTGCACTTCGTGGTCGTCTCGGCCCCGAATTCGGTTTCGAGGTCGACGTTCGTGTACAGCGCGTCGTCGGCCGATGCGGAGACGCCCTCCGGCAGGCCCTCCGCGCCGTGGGCGTACCCCTGGATGCGCATCGACTCGTAGCTCACGCCGTCGGTGGTCGCGTTGCGTGCGCCCGCCGTGATATCGCCGTACCGGCGCGGATACAGCATCTCACGGCCGCGCAACGACGACATCCAGGTCTCACACGACCCCACGCAGTCGGAGGTACACAGCGTACACAGTCCCGACTCGGCGGGGTCGCCACGGTTGGTCGTGTCGAGCACGTCGTCACGCTTGTCGTATTGTGGCATTACTTTCCGGTTCTCAATCTTCGTACTTAAATGGACCGGATTTTGTCCCAAATATCCCCGGTTTTGGCCCACAAAACCCGACCAATCGTCAACTAATAGCGTCGGATCGGTCGAGAACCACCCTCAAACGAGCGGGAGCGTCACGAACGTCACCCCGATTACTCGTCCGATGGTCGATCGACCAGTTCTTACTCGTCGTCCGAGGCCCCGGGCCCGGTCGGGAAGTAGAACTCGTGTTCGGAGTCGGTCTCGAAGCGACTGAGCACGTCGTCCAGCGGCCGAGCGTACCGCGTGAGGTCCTCGGCACGCTGAGAGACTTCCGAGAGTTCGGCGGCCTGTTCCTCGGCGGCGCCAGAGACGGTCTCGGCCTCTGCCATGGTGTCTTCTGCGAGCGCGAGGATCTCGTCGATCGCGTCAGCGATCGTCTGGAGGTTCTCGATCGAGTCGTCGAACTCGACGTCGGGGCTCTCGATGCCCTCGAACGCATCGATCGCGGCGTCGAGGTCGTCACGAACGGCTTCGAGGCGTTCGATCTGGTCGTCAGTGTCCGCGGAGATCTGCTGGACCGAGTCGGCGGCCTGTTCGGAGGCTTCCCGGACGTTCGCGGCGGACTCGAAGACGACCTCGCCGCTGGTCTCGACCTCGTCGGCAAAGGTCGCGAGTTGCCCCGTGGTCTTTTCGAGTTCCGCGATCATCTCGTTGAACGACGCGGCGATCCGGTCCATCGACTCGTTCTCGCCGTCGGGGTCCATCCGCTGGGTGAGATCGCCCGCCGCACACCGCTCCATGGTCTTGGAGTACTCCTCGGCCTTGCGTTCGAGGTACTGATTCATCTCCATGGCCTCGGCCCGGGAGACCTCGGCCTCTTTGCGGGCCTGCTGGGCCTCGTCGATCTGGATCGACAAGGCCTTGCGCATGCTGTCGAGACTGCCGTACAGCTGTCCGATCGCGTCGATGCGGTCGGTCTCGATGTCGACGTCGAGGTTGCCCTGCTCCATCTCGACGGCTTTCCCGCGAAGCCGATCGATCGAGCGGGTGACCGACAGTCCGAGGCCGGCCCCGACGATGCCGAAGAGGACGAACCCGACGATCGTCGCGAGGAATCCGAGCGTCCGGAGCGTGCTCACGAACGAGAACGCCTCGTCGGTGGGCGTGTGGACCGCGACGACCCAGCCTTCCGTGAGGTCCTCGACCTGCACACGGGAGGTCGCGACGGTGTACTCGCCGCCGTAGACGTCGTTCGGACCCGTGCGTGGTGAGAAGCACGTCTCACCGACGCCGGGCGTCTCGAACACACAGTCGATCGGCGCCGACCCATCACCGCCCGTGTAGGCGGTCCCGACCTCGGAGTCGGTCGATGCGGCCTGGACGACGCCCGACCCACCGACGATCTGGGTGAACTGCTGGGACGACTCGGCGTCCTGGCTCACTTCGGCCAGCGTATTGCGGAGCCCTTCGACGCTGAACTCCGCGACGAGATACCGGTCCGAGGTGAATCGGACGGGACTGACGAACCCGATCACGTTCCGATCGCCAGTCCGGTAGACCTCCGACATCGCCACTTTGCTCTCGGGCATGTCCGCCGGGGCAGCCTCGGTGACCCAGCCCCGGTCGGCCGAGGAGAGCGTCGCGCCCTTCTCGATGGTCGCGCTCTCGATCGTCCGGAACTCACCCGACTCGGTGCGCTCGACGAGGTGAAGCTGGTCGACGCCGAACATCACCGTCCAGGTGTCCGTCCGGGCCGATCTGAGTGCGGCATCCCGTTCCGCGGGAACACCCCAGACCTCGTTTTGCGAAGAGAGCCGGACCGACACCGCGTTTCGCTCGATCCAGGTCTCGACGGTCGAGGCCTGCTGCATCGCGATCTGTCGGTGCTCGTCCTCGACGGTCTGTTCGACCTGCCCGGCCAGTAGCTGGGTCGCTCCCAGCCCGACCGCGACGACGATCAGCCCCATGACGAACAGCACGAGAACGAACTTGAGAGCGAAACTTCGACGGATCGGGTCCGGCACGATCGACGCGACTATGCCCGACGGTTCGCTCGAATCGTCCGTGTCTGAAACACCACTCATTGCGTTAATCCCCCGTGAGAGCGACGGCCGAGACCAGTAGAACCGGCCAGTCACACGGTCACGTTCCACGAGATTACCCCTCAGAATACAAAAGTATTCGGGAACCCGTCGGCCGCTGACGACAGGTTTTTGTACGCCAGAGAGGCAAAGACCGACCAGACGTCGGTTTTCCGGAGCGTCCGGATCGCAATCCCGACACCCAGCGATACAACCTATGATTATCAGTGCCAGCCGACGGCGCGGGCTCCCCGCTGGAGCCGTGCCGGGCACCCCTACGAGCCATGAGTAGAGTCGACGAGCGTCTCGACGAGATGGAACGAACCGTCGTCCGGGAAGTGCCCGACGACATCACGATCACGGACGTCGCCTTCGAGGGTCCCGAACTGGTCATCTACACCCAGGATCCGCGTGCGTTTGCCGAGCGCGGCGACCTCGTTCGACACCTCGCCTCCGAGTTGCGCAAACGGATTACCGTCCGGCCCGATCCCGCCGCGCTCGACCCGCCCCGGGAGGCCGAATCCGACGTCCAGGCGGTCATTCCCGACGACGCGGGCGTGACCGATCTGGACTTTCACCAGGACACCGGCGAGGTGATCATCGAGGCCGAAAAGCCCGGCATGGTGATCGGGAGCCGGGGATCGACACTCCGTGAGATCACCAGCGCGACGGGCTGGACACCCGAAGTCGTCCGGACGCCACCGATCGAGTCCGCGACGGTCTCGAACGTCCGGGATTTCCTGATGCAAGAACGCGAGGATCGCCGTGACATCCTCGAACGGGTCGGCCGGCAGATCCACCGCGAGGAGATGTCCGACGACCAGTGGGTCCGGATCACCACGCTCGGCTGCTGTCGCGAGGTCGGCCGCGCGAGTTTCATCCTCTCGACGCCCGAAACACGCGTGTTGATCGACTGTGGCGACAAGCCGGGCGCCGAAGACGAGGTGCCGTACCTGCAGGTGCCCGAGGCGCTCGGCAGCGGCGCGAGTTCGATCGACGCCGTCGTCCTGACGCACGCTCACCTCGACCACTCCGCGCTCGTTCCCCTCCTCTTCAAGTACGGCTACGACGGGCCGATCTACACGACCGAGCCGTCCCGGGATCTGATGGGCCTGCTCTCGCTGGACTATCTCGACGTCGCCGCCAAGGAAGGGCGAACGCCGCCCTACGATTCGGAGATGGTCCGCGAGGCGATCAAACACACCATCCCGATCGAGTACGGCAACGTCACCGACATCGCCCCGGACATCAAACTGACGCTGCACAACGCGGGCCACATCCTGGGCTCGTCGATCGCACACTTCCACATCGGCAACGGCCGGTACAACGTCGCCTTCTCGGGTGACATCCACTACAGCGACACGCGATTGTTCAACGGGGCCGTCAACGAGTTCCCGCGGGTGGAGACGCTCGTGCTCGAATCGACCTACGGCGGGCGCAACGACTACCAGACCGACCAGGAAGATTCCGAACGCGAGTTGAAGAAGGTCATCAACCGGACGATCGAGCGGGACGGCAAGGTGCTCATCCCGGCCTTCGCGGTCGGGCGTGCCCAGGAGTTGATGCTCGTCCTCGAAGAGGCCATGCGCGAGGGCGACATTCCCGAAGTGCCGGTCCACCTCGACGGGATGATGTGGGAGGCGACGGCGATCCACACGACTTACCCCGAGTACCTCCGCGACGAGTTGCAAGAACGCATCTTCCACGACGACACCAACCCGTTTTTGGCCGACCAGTTCAACCACATCGACGGCGGCGAAGAGGAACGCCAGGAGGTCGCAGACGGCGGGCCCGCGATCGTCCTCTCCACCTCTGGGATGGTCAACGGCGGGCCGATTATGTCATGGCTCGAACATATCGCACCCGATCCCGACTCGACGCTGACCTTCGTGGGCTATCAGGCCCAGGGGACGCTCGGGCGGCGCATCCAGAACGGCCGTGACGAGATTCCCGTCGGGAATAGCAACGGGCGCGGACGACAGAACACCGTCGCGCTCAACATGGACGTCGAGACCGTCGACGGCTTCTCGGGGCACGCCGACCGGCAGGGCCTGGAGAACTTCGTGAAGACGATGAACCCCCGCCCGGAGAAGGTCCTCTGTGTCCACGGGGACGAATCGTCGGTGCAGGACCTCTCCTCGGCGCTGTATCACGACTACAACATGCGGACGTTCGCGCCGAAGAACCTCGAAACGTTCCGTTTCGTCTAGATTTCTTCGAGAGTGCGGCCGTCAGGCCGTGACGGACGCTCGGCCCACCCACCACCGCACGACGAGGTACGCGACCGTCGCGCCCGCGACGATCACGAGCAGGTGCACCCAGGTACCGACCGTCGCGCTGCCGACGCCGAGTTTCGCGACGGTGTTCACGGGGTGTTCGGGCAACGCGGCCGTCGCCGCGAGCAGTGCCAGGCCGAGGATCGAATACAGCAGTTGCGCGGGGCGTCGCCGACGGAAGGCGAGCGCGAGGCCGCCGCCGAGTGCGCCCAGTGCGAGTGCCACGCCCGTGACGAGCGCGAGCAAAGCGACCGGGCGGGCGACGCTGATCCCGTTGACCGCAAAGAGGGCGAGCCAGGCGGCGGCCTGCAGGGGTGCGAGCGCGACGAGACCCAGGGTCTTCCCGTCGAGGATCGTCCGGCGGTCGATCGGCGCGACGTCGAGTAGTTCGATCGTCGCCCGCTCGAACTCCTCGGAGAGCGTGTCCACGACGACCGACCCCATGATGAAGGGGGGCAGGAACATCAACAGTGGGACGAGCACGGTGTAGACGAACGAATAGTACTGGTTCGACTCGACTGGCTGGGGCACCTCCAGGACCTGCTGCTCGATGGCGTCCGAGCGGACGATCCGCTCCTGGCGTTCGAGCGTTTCGAGTACGTCTCTGACCGTCGCGACGTACACCGTCGGCCCGACACTGCCCTCCGGGATGTACGCCGTCACGGCGATGCGCCCGTCGACGATGTCAGTATGCAAGGCCACGTCGACCACCCGACCCTGGAGCGCCCCCAGCGCGGCCGACTCGCTCTCGTACGGCGATATCGCGACGGCGTCGTGTTCGCGCGCCGCGCGCTGGAGTTCCTCGACGGCGTCGCCCGAGACCGCCGCCTCGATGGCCTGTTCGCCGCCGGTCGAGGCGGGATCGTACAGCGTCGTCAGGCCGACGACCAGAAACGACGAGAACGCCGCGACGAACAACTGGATCAAGATTGCGAGGACGATCGTCTTCTCGCGACCGAGCGAATCGATCTCGCGGCGCGCGATCCGAACGCGCGGGCGACGCCCCCACGCGGCGATCCGCTGACGAAGGCGGTCAGGCAAGCGCCATCACCACCACGAGGTTGTAGGCCAGGTGGACGACGACCGCGAGCGAATAGCCGACGGCGTAGCGGCGCCGCCCGCCGATCGCGCCGAGTGCCGACAGCGTCGCCGTGCCCGCGTGGAGGACGAGTGGCGCGAGCAGGAAGCCGATCAGCACCGGAACGGACTCGGGCACGCCGCCGGTCACGAGCGCGGCCTCCTGGACGGCGGGCGTCTCACCCCCCGCGAGCGCGACGATCAGGACGAACTTCTCGGCGACGAAAAAGCCCAGGCCGCTGGCGATACCGATCTTCAGGGCGCTCGCTCGCGTCCTGGGATACAGGTCGTGGACTACGCCCGCGTAGAGATGAATACTCTTGGCGGCCTCCTCGACGAGCGCGACGACGACGAGCACGAGCACGATCGCGACCGTCGGATAGGACAGCGAGACCGGAAAGAGTGCGGCGACGCCGATCAGTTCCGCGACGAACACGAACGGGATCAGGGCGGCGCTCAACAGGGCGGCCGACCGGACGCCCGTGATCCGCCCCGCGAACGCGTCCAGGACCTTCCAGGGCACCGGGCGCTGGGTGAACAGGTCTTCCTCGCGATAGAGGCCCATGCCCAATCCGAACGCGATCAGCGCGACCAGCGCGGGCGGGCCCATCGAGAACAGCGCCGCGCCGGGCTCGATCGGCAGGCCCTGGAGGTCCCGCACGACGATCGTTAGCGGCGAGATCAGCGCGATCGGCAACTGATCGGTGAAGATCGCCGGGACGAACGCATACGAGGTGACGCCGACGGTGATCGTCACCGTGAGGAAGGTGAGTTCCTTGAACGAGCGCGCGAACATCGCCGCGAGGAAGGTCAGGCCGAGAAAGAGGCCGACGATCGGGAGCACCGCGAGCACGGCCAGCGGGCCCGCCCCCGAGCCGCCACGGAGCACACCGATCCCGACCGCGAGCAGGACCTCGAACCCGACGGCGATAGCGAGGTAGGGCAGGGTCTTGCCCGCGACGATCTCACTCGGCGTGACGGGCGCGACGAGCGTCAACTCCCCGCGACGATTCAGCCGCTCGCGCAGCATCGAACTGCCGTACGCCTGGATCACGAAGTTCAACGGGAGGACGAACAGAAAGGCGAAGATCAGCGATCGAAACGGGAACGGTGGGTCGATCGAGGATGGATCGCTTCTGGAGGAGTTCTGGGTCGCGAGCAGGCCACCGAGCCCGCCCAGCGACCCGCCGGCGTCCGAGACCTCGCCGTCGCTCGCGTCACCCGTACCGCCGTCGCCAGTACCGCCGGGGCCGTCGCCGCCCGTCCCGCCGGTGGACCCGTCACCGACTGACCCATCGCCAGCGTCGCCAGCGTCGAGGTCGATCGCCGACCGTTCGACGTACTGGACGGCGACCGTGACGGGAAAGGCGGCGGACTGATCGGCCTCCGCGCGCATGCGGACATCGTTGTACGTCCCGATCGCGCCCCGGAAGTCGGTGTAGGCGGCCCGGCCTTTTTCGCTGTCGGCGAGGCTGATCTGGTGGGGCTGAACGAGCACGTCGATCTCGCCGTTGTCGGGCGATCGGACGGCGAGCGCGGGCGCGGGAACGGGATCGTCGTCGACGACCGGGTGGTAGGGGCTGGTCTCCTCGACGCCGATCCGGAACAACCCGGACTCGGGGCTGACCCCACCGATGGCCGCGACCGGGAGCGTCGCGCTCGCGAGGAGGAGGGCGACGGCGATCATCGCGCCCGTCCGGCGGTCGATCGCGACCGATCCGGCGAGTTCCCACCGCGCGATCCGGGCGATCGGACGCCAGCGCACGGTCAGGCCTCCCGGGTCCGCTCGGTGGCCTGCTCGCGCTCGGCGACGTTCAAGAAGACCTCTTCGAGGCTGGACTCCTCGGTGCGGATGTCCAGGACGCGCCCGTCGCGGTCGGTGGCCGCCTCGCGGATCGCCTCGACGGCGTCCATACTCGATGCGACAGAGTGGTACTGCCCGCCCTCGCTGGTCGCGCCCGACACCTCGACGTCGGTGTAGACGTGATACCGGCGCTCGCCGTGCTCTCGACGGAGTTCCTCCAGCCCACCGCGCGCGACGATCGCACCGTCGTTCATGATCGCGACGCGATCGCAGATCGACTCGAC belongs to Halococcoides cellulosivorans and includes:
- a CDS encoding ABC transporter permease, translated to MRWRPIARIARWELAGSVAIDRRTGAMIAVALLLASATLPVAAIGGVSPESGLFRIGVEETSPYHPVVDDDPVPAPALAVRSPDNGEIDVLVQPHQISLADSEKGRAAYTDFRGAIGTYNDVRMRAEADQSAAFPVTVAVQYVERSAIDLDAGDAGDGSVGDGSTGGTGGDGPGGTGDGGTGDASDGEVSDAGGSLGGLGGLLATQNSSRSDPSSIDPPFPFRSLIFAFLFVLPLNFVIQAYGSSMLRERLNRRGELTLVAPVTPSEIVAGKTLPYLAIAVGFEVLLAVGIGVLRGGSGAGPLAVLAVLPIVGLFLGLTFLAAMFARSFKELTFLTVTITVGVTSYAFVPAIFTDQLPIALISPLTIVVRDLQGLPIEPGAALFSMGPPALVALIAFGLGMGLYREEDLFTQRPVPWKVLDAFAGRITGVRSAALLSAALIPFVFVAELIGVAALFPVSLSYPTVAIVLVLVVVALVEEAAKSIHLYAGVVHDLYPRTRASALKIGIASGLGFFVAEKFVLIVALAGGETPAVQEAALVTGGVPESVPVLIGFLLAPLVLHAGTATLSALGAIGGRRRYAVGYSLAVVVHLAYNLVVVMALA
- a CDS encoding ABC transporter permease, with product MPDRLRQRIAAWGRRPRVRIARREIDSLGREKTIVLAILIQLFVAAFSSFLVVGLTTLYDPASTGGEQAIEAAVSGDAVEELQRAAREHDAVAISPYESESAALGALQGRVVDVALHTDIVDGRIAVTAYIPEGSVGPTVYVATVRDVLETLERQERIVRSDAIEQQVLEVPQPVESNQYYSFVYTVLVPLLMFLPPFIMGSVVVDTLSEEFERATIELLDVAPIDRRTILDGKTLGLVALAPLQAAAWLALFAVNGISVARPVALLALVTGVALALGALGGGLALAFRRRRPAQLLYSILGLALLAATAALPEHPVNTVAKLGVGSATVGTWVHLLVIVAGATVAYLVVRWWVGRASVTA